A region of the Candidatus Methylomirabilis sp. genome:
GCTCCACCACCTCGGGGGGATAGCCCATGGCCAACCTCCTGGCTGGCCATTGGGCCACACCCCAGGCTCGTTGGGGAGCGGTCAGTTCACGTGCTCTCGGGAGCGGTCAGATCATGTGCTCTCTACATCCCGGCCCCTTCCTCCTTGACAATCCGGCCCCCCTCCCGTAGAATTCCTGCGTTTCTGCGAGGCTTTTTGCGAACTTTTGGGACCCCGCCCTCCTGCCGTCCGCCGCGGCGAGGAGGCCTCGCCGCCTTCCTCCCGGGCGCATCCGGCGCCGCCAGATCCCGGATCCCGCGCCGCCCGCCGCGAGGTTCGCCATGACGCTCGATCGGACCTGGCACTGGCTGATTGACCGGATCGACGAGCACGAGGCGCACGCCTACGCCTACCAGCACGCGCGCTATTTCGGGCGGACTAAGTTTCAGGTCGTGGAAATCCTGGAGACCGCCAAGTTCGGCACGATGCTCATCCTGGACGGGAAGATCCAGTCGGCCGCCCTGGATGAGCACATCTTCCACGAGGCGCTGGTCCACCCCGCCATGCTGATGCACCCGGCTCCCCGGCGGGTCTGCATCATCGGAGGCGGGGAGGGCGCGACGCTCCGGGAGGTCCTCCGGCACCGGTCCGTCCAGGAGGCGGTCATGGTGGACCTGGACGAGGAGATCGTGGCCCTCTGCCGGGAGCACCTCCCCGAGTGGCACCGGGGCGCCTTCGACGACCCGCGGGTCCAGCTCCTGCACGAGGACGGCCGCGTTTACCTCCGGGAGGAAGCGGGCAGCTTCGACGTGATCGTGCTGGACATCACCGATCCGGTGACCGCCGACTTTGGTCCCGAGGTCTACCGGACCATCCGCTCCCGGCTCCGCGAGCCGGGGATCCTGGCCCTGCAGGCGCTCGAGCTCAACCCGGGGGACTGGGAGGGGCACGCCGCCATCCGGCGAGCCCTCCAGCTCATCTTCCCCCACTGCCGGTCCTACACCACCTACATCCCCTCCTTCCGGGCGGAGTGGGGGTTCCTGGTGGCGGCGGCCAGCCGGGAGTCACTCTACCCGGATCCGGCCCTCCTGGAGGAGCGGTTCGCGGCGCGCCTCTCCCGGGCGGCGGCCGAGCCGGGGGGGCTGCGGTTCTACTCGCCGCAGATCCACGGGCGGCTCTTCACCGTCCCCAGGGATCTGCGGGAGCGGTTGGAAGCTCCATGAGACGGCGGGCGGACGGTGCGGCCAGCACAAAGAGGAGGGGCGCGGGGATGCGGCTCCGCGAGGTAGATCCGGAGATCGCGGCCATCATCGATCGGGAGACGGCGCGCCAGGCCGACGGCCTGGAGCTGATCGCCTCCGAGAACTTCGTGAGCGAGGCGGTGATGGAGGCCGCCGGTTCCCCTCTCACCAACAAGTACGCGGAGGGGTACCCGGGGAAGCGCTACTACGGCGGCTGCGAGTTCGTGGATGAGGCCGAGCAGCTGGCCATCGACCGCGCGAAGGCGCTCTTCGGCGCCGAGCACGCCAACGTCCAACCGCACTCCGGGTCCCAGGCCAACATGGTGGCCTACTTCGCCGTCCTGCAGCCGGGCGACACCATGATGGGCCTGAACCTCTCCCACGGGGGTCACCTCACCCACGGGAGCCCGGTCAACTTCTCCGGCCGCTTCTTCCGCATCGTCCCCTACGGCGTGGACCCCACGACCGAGCAGGTGGACTTCGCCGCCCTGACGAAGAGCGCGGAGGAGGTCCGCCCCAAGCTGATCATGGTCGGGGGGAGCGCCTACCCGCGCACGCTCGACTTCGGCCGGTTCCGGGAGGTGGCGGACAAGGTGGGGGCGGTCCTGGTGGCGGACATCGCCCACATCGCCGGACTGGTCGCGGCCGGTCTCCACCCGAGCCCGGTGCCGCTGGCGGAGCTCGTCACCACCACCACCCACAAGACGCTCCGCGGCCCCCGGGGGGGGATGATCCTCTGCAAGGCCGCCTACGCCCCCGCCATCAACAAGATGCTCTTCCCGGGCATGCAGGGCGGGCCCCTCATGCACATCATCGCGGCGAAGGCCGTGGCCCTGAAGGAGGCCCTGACTCCCGAGTTCAAGGCGTACCAGCGCCGCATCGTGGCCAACGCCGCGGCGCTCGCGGAGGAGCTCCACCGCCAGGGGTTCCGCCTGGTGGCGGGGGGGACGGACACCCACCTGATACTGGTGGACCTCCGGCCGAAGGGGCTCACCGGGAAGGTGGCCGAGGCGGCCCTGGGGAGGGCCGGGATCACCGTGAACAAGAACGCCATCCCCTTCGACCCGCAACCGCCGGCGGTGACCAGCGGCATCCGGATCGGCACGCCGGCCGTCACCACCCGGGGGATGGGGGTGGAAGAGATGCGCCTCATCGGGCAGCTCATCGCGGAGGTGCTGCAAGACGTGGAGGATACCGCCCGGCTCGCGCACGTGGCGGCCAAGGTGCGGGAACTCTGCCAGGCGTTCCCCCTCTACCCCGAGCGCCTCGCCCGCGCGGCGAAGGCCTAGGCTCCGGAGGCCCCCGTGCGGTGCCCCTTCTGCGGGAGCAACACGGAAAAGGTGGTGGACTCCCGGGAGGGGCGAGACGGGGAGGTCATCCGCCGCCGCCGCCAGTGCCTCCACTGCCACCGGCGCTTCACCACCTACGAGCGGATCGAGGAGATCCAGTTCATGGTCGTGAAGAAGGACGGGCGGCGCGAGCCCTTCGACCGGCACAAGATCCTGAGCGGCCTGCTGAAGGCGACCCAGAAGCGCCCGGTCAGCGTGAACCAGCTGGAGGCCATCGTGGACGATGTGGAGGCGCTCCTGGCGGAGAAGCCGGACCGGGAGATCACCTCCACCGAAATCGGCGAGCGCATCATGCGGCGGCTCCACGACCTGGACGAGGTGGCCTACGTCCGGTTCGCCTCCGTGTACCGCCAGTTCAAGGACGTGAACGAGTTCGTGGCGGAGGTGAAGGGCCTCCTGGAGGGGAGCCCCCGGCGGGGCAAGTGAAGGCGTATCCGGATGGCCCACGGCTACCCCATCTTCGTCGAGGTGCGGGGGCGGCTCTGCCTGGTGGTCGGCGGGGGGGCCGTGGCGGAGCGGAAGGTCCGCGGCCTCCTCGAACAGGGGGCGCTGGTCCGGGTGGTCAGCCCCACCCTCACGCCGGCCCTCGCCGCAGAGGCGGCGGCCGGGCACCTGGTCCACCGGAGTCGTCCGTTCGCGCCAGCCGACCTGGAGGGGGCCTTCCTCACCTTCGCGGCGACCGACGAGCCGGCGGTCAACGCCGCCGTGGCGGCGGCCGCGGAGGCGGCGGGCATCCCGGTCAACGTGGCCGACGATCCTTCCCGTAGCACCTTCCTGGTCCCCTCCACCCTGAAGCGGGGCGATCTCGCCGTGGCCGTCTCCACCGGCGGCGCCAGTCCCGCCCTGGCCAGGCGGCTGCGGGCGGAGCTGGAGGAGAAGGTGGGGGAGGAGTACGCCGCGCTGGCCCGCCTGCTGGGAGAGGCGCGGCGGGAAGTCCTGCGGGGGGTACCGGATCCCAAGCGCCGCCACGACCTCCTGACCCGCCTCCCGGAAGACCTCCACCGGGCACTCCGGGAGGGGGGGGAGCAGGCCGCGCGAACGCGGCTGGCGTCCCTGCTGCGCGAGGCGGCTCCCGCGGCCCCGGAGCGCCCGTGAGCGGGGCCGCCTTCGCCCTCGCCTTCGTGGCCTACCTCGCTGCCGGTGCCGCCGCCGTGGGATTCCTGGCCACGCGGCGGCTCCCGCTGGCGCGGGCCGCCACCCGGCTGACGGTCGCCGGGGTCCTCCTGCACGCCCTCAGCTTCGCGCTCGAGACGGTCGAGATGGGCCGGCCCCCCCTGGGAAATCTGGGGGAGGCCCTCTCCTTCTCCGCCTGGGCGTTGGCCCTGCTCTCCCTGACGACCGAGATCCGCTCCGGCAACCGCCTGGTCGGTGCCTTCCTCCTCCCCCTCGTGGCCGGCTTCACCGGGGCCGCCGCGCTCCTCCCCCGCGAGGTCGCCCGGGCGGCCGCCCAGAACGCCTGGATCTGGATCCACGTCACGCTGGTCATGCTGGGATCGGCGGCCTTTGCCTTCATCTTCGGCGTGGGGCTGATGTACCTGGTGCAGGAGCGGCAGCTCAAGGCGAAGGCGCCGGGCCCCCTCGCCTTCCGGCTCCCCCCCCTGGAGGTGCTGGACGCGGCCGCCTACCAGGCGCTGTGGCTCGGCTTCCCCC
Encoded here:
- a CDS encoding spermidine synthase, producing the protein MTLDRTWHWLIDRIDEHEAHAYAYQHARYFGRTKFQVVEILETAKFGTMLILDGKIQSAALDEHIFHEALVHPAMLMHPAPRRVCIIGGGEGATLREVLRHRSVQEAVMVDLDEEIVALCREHLPEWHRGAFDDPRVQLLHEDGRVYLREEAGSFDVIVLDITDPVTADFGPEVYRTIRSRLREPGILALQALELNPGDWEGHAAIRRALQLIFPHCRSYTTYIPSFRAEWGFLVAAASRESLYPDPALLEERFAARLSRAAAEPGGLRFYSPQIHGRLFTVPRDLRERLEAP
- the glyA gene encoding serine hydroxymethyltransferase, coding for MRLREVDPEIAAIIDRETARQADGLELIASENFVSEAVMEAAGSPLTNKYAEGYPGKRYYGGCEFVDEAEQLAIDRAKALFGAEHANVQPHSGSQANMVAYFAVLQPGDTMMGLNLSHGGHLTHGSPVNFSGRFFRIVPYGVDPTTEQVDFAALTKSAEEVRPKLIMVGGSAYPRTLDFGRFREVADKVGAVLVADIAHIAGLVAAGLHPSPVPLAELVTTTTHKTLRGPRGGMILCKAAYAPAINKMLFPGMQGGPLMHIIAAKAVALKEALTPEFKAYQRRIVANAAALAEELHRQGFRLVAGGTDTHLILVDLRPKGLTGKVAEAALGRAGITVNKNAIPFDPQPPAVTSGIRIGTPAVTTRGMGVEEMRLIGQLIAEVLQDVEDTARLAHVAAKVRELCQAFPLYPERLARAAKA
- the nrdR gene encoding transcriptional regulator NrdR — encoded protein: MRCPFCGSNTEKVVDSREGRDGEVIRRRRQCLHCHRRFTTYERIEEIQFMVVKKDGRREPFDRHKILSGLLKATQKRPVSVNQLEAIVDDVEALLAEKPDREITSTEIGERIMRRLHDLDEVAYVRFASVYRQFKDVNEFVAEVKGLLEGSPRRGK
- a CDS encoding bifunctional precorrin-2 dehydrogenase/sirohydrochlorin ferrochelatase, which gives rise to MAHGYPIFVEVRGRLCLVVGGGAVAERKVRGLLEQGALVRVVSPTLTPALAAEAAAGHLVHRSRPFAPADLEGAFLTFAATDEPAVNAAVAAAAEAAGIPVNVADDPSRSTFLVPSTLKRGDLAVAVSTGGASPALARRLRAELEEKVGEEYAALARLLGEARREVLRGVPDPKRRHDLLTRLPEDLHRALREGGEQAARTRLASLLREAAPAAPERP
- a CDS encoding cytochrome c biogenesis protein, whose amino-acid sequence is MSGAAFALAFVAYLAAGAAAVGFLATRRLPLARAATRLTVAGVLLHALSFALETVEMGRPPLGNLGEALSFSAWALALLSLTTEIRSGNRLVGAFLLPLVAGFTGAAALLPREVARAAAQNAWIWIHVTLVMLGSAAFAFIFGVGLMYLVQERQLKAKAPGPLAFRLPPLEVLDAAAYQALWLGFPLLTLGIILGSLQGKQLWGAYWIWGTKETWSLLTWMIYGLLLLARLNKGIRGRKAAILSIVGFGAVLFTFLGVSLMGPPRLN